CATCGTTGTTTACATTTAAAAGGAAGACAAGAGAAACCACCTTCTGattcaatatcaatttcCAATACAGATGATGCTTCGAATTTacaagaattgaaaaaaaaatccaagATTCAATATTTTGCCAAATTGACTCAAACtgatgattttaaaaaaaaattaacaaaatatcttattataatatatgctattttcatttattatgGTCTTACATATATgcaaaaattatataaaaaagaaaaagaattagttgaattagaaaagaaattggAATCGGAAggtaatgataaattaactTTAGAGGAGCAATTGCGTTTAAAAGAGTGGAAAGGCGAATTAAGTTATAAAGAAAGACAtcaattgtttcaaatCAGGTATCCAGAATTATCAGCTACTAAAGGGATTGATTCAGCACTAGAAGCTTACGATACTACTCAGTTTTATGATAGTGTGGCAGAGGATTATGATAAACAAATTaacaaagaagaaagattTATTGGTATAAAAtccaaaagaaaatggGTTATGAGACAGGCTACGGGAGACGTTTTGGAAGTCTCTTGTGGTACTGGTAGAAATGTTCCATATTTGAAAGCTTCTGATATTCGATCAATAACTTATGTTGATAGTTCATTAAAGATGATTGAATTAACAAGAGATcgatttaagaaaaaataccccaattttaaaaatgtagCATTTGTTCAACGTAAAGCTGAAGATTTAGTAAAGTCAAATGAATCTAGTCAAGAAGGTGCACCACAAATGAAATACGATACTATTGTTGAAACTTTTGGATTATGTTCACATGAAGACCCTGTCAATTCGTTAAAGAATTTTgccaaattattaaaaccTAATGGgaaaattgttttattgGAGCATGGTAGAGGTGATTatcaatttataaataaaatccTGGATAAAAGAGCCAAACCAAGATTGGAGAAATGGGGGTGTAGATGGAATTTAGATATCGAAGAGTTATTGGGTGAATCTGGACTAAAGATTAAGAAAGTTAGTCGATCACATTTTGGGACTACTTGGTGTATTACTGCTATGAGAGCGGAAGACGATGTGAATGACGGTAATGATGTGCCATTAACTGAAAAATATTGGGGTATCAAAAAACAATGAGAATTGtttgtgaaaaaaaatattaggtattaaaaatagtgtaattaattattattattattattattattatacaaaGATAATGCAAATATAGATATCCAATTATTTATCTATTTATGATTGTGTAAATACTTGTAAATATACTCCAATTTGTAAATGCAATCCAAGGGGTGGCTAtgaagatatatatatatattttttaaatagcATTACCTCTCATCTTTTCTGCATTAATCACATCTTCACAAATGGTTTGCATGTTATTTAATTCGATTAATGAGCCTATATTTGGAAAGGCCATACTTGCTTCATAACCAGTGACAATACGTTCTTTCGTTATCCCAATTTCTCCCATTGATAAAGCTCTTATGACGTTTGTATAACGAGAAATGGTTTTCcttaaattatttgtaatatttttatcattttcatctgAATAAATCCTCCAAGAtgattcttcttctaatcttgtaattgaaattgaatttgtattaattGAACCTGTTGGGCCTTGAGTTGAAGATGCTGTAGAACTATTTAGATTTGTAGAAGATGAATCATTTGTCAAATCCATTTGTGAAGTCTTTCTTAACCAAATGTACCCATTCACGCCCAATACAACAGTGACATTACCTGGTAAATTATGAGTATGGTTTTTGGATCTAACAATTAAAGAGCTGGGGACTCTCAAGAAGATCCCGTCTCTTAATTTCCCGTATTTCAACGATCTTGTATGTAGTGAAGCACTTCCGTCTTGGAATAACGTTTGAACCTCAGCATTCAACAAATCACCTTCTTTTAAAAACGATCTCATTTgcaattcatcattttctgATTTTCTTCTTAAAATACCACCTGGTAAATTAACAGAACCTAACATTAATACTGCATGTTGTTTTGCACCAATATCTACTTTCCATCTTCTATTACCGACTTCAGTGATTCTACCTACAATATGATCACCAGTCTCTGGAGAATATCTTGCCTTTAAAGGAAGTACTGATAACAGTCTATTAACTTTTGAAACAGCACCTGCCACTGAAGAATAAGTCATGTTacttaaataatatgtCCCATGACCTCTCATCCACATAGGATCATCAGTGACCAGTTCACCTGGAGTAACAATTTGTtgattattaaaagtaGAGTTGTTGGTTGAAGTAGTTGCTCCAGAGGTCAGGGTATCGATatctttttcatcttcatcttcatcactATCGATATCCATCTCATCATTTTTATGATAAATAGATTTATTCAAACttctttcaatatcatcggaccaattgaatttttggAAAGATCCACTTTTCTTTGTAATAGAAATCACGTCAGACATAGTTAGTTATTTTTGACGTTGCAAGTTTACTTCTTCATTAATGGTAGAtccaaatataattttttttagttattattactttttatCTATTATATGAAATGAAAACTCATcgaaaatttgaaaaagaatttcGGTCAGAGCGTGTTCGAACCCTGCGTATGGTATGAAAGACATCattatattgaaataattataatagtaAAATGATCATGATAAGACATTGCGTTATCTATATCTCAATAGTAAAGGCCATATTTACAGTATTTATGAACCACAATGTGTGGCCAATAGAAGTTGCTGTTCGTTGATCACCCCTTTTTCCTTCCTCCGCATCAACCTATCGCAGCGCTCCATGGAGTTGTCCAACAGATAACAATGTAGTTAATCATACTAATACCGTGACTAAACATGGACCGAATACAATGTCCTCAATAGTGAAACCTTTGACATCCTTTTACCAATTTTACCCTACTGAATCTTTCCCTACTGAATCTTTCCCTACTGAATCCTTCCTACTAATCATTCCCCGCCATTCTTTCTCTACAAACCATAACTCAAGTCACCAAGCTCATATCTTCTGCATACTATTCTTTGAAAAACCGCCCTCAGTATACCAAATTGTACTATGATAAGTTCACATGACTATTCTTTCATATATACTTGCATATACCTACATATTCCATTTGCGTCACACAGTTTTTTTTCACCGTGTCAGTAATCCAATTTGCGACGCGTCCTGACTCACCAAATCCCAAATACGTTTTTTCGCCGAGAATGATTCATCCGAAATTATCTGAAAATTATCTACGGCCTCAATGAAGCAATTTGATAAGCGACGCCTTTATGGAGGCATTCTCAGTCATTGACAAATTTGACAATTAAGACCGTTCACAAACTTAGTTATGATTCATTCACAGACTTAGATATTGAATACAGCCCTCAGtcatctttaattaaaaaaaagttttctTGTTTTACGCATACCACAGATATCCCTCTTATTTCAAAAGTTTAGTCATCTGTTACAACATCTATCACTGTATACTATTATTCTATTGATTccattcattattttcaatagtGTATAtcgatatatatataatcatCGTCCAGAAGCATTACATCCACACCTATTTGCCTCTATCCAGTTTCTCTATTTGTTTTCACTTTTTACTATATACCCAATGACCCATCAAATTACTCCAGAATCCCACCCAATTTCTGAAGTAAATACAGGTGTTATTCATTCAAATAACCTGTTACAAAACTTATCAAAACAAGGACCTTACTCCAACatgaatatgattattCCTTATGACACTCCTCCATATGTAGTCGAGTCAGTCAACAACGGTTTCCATTTGcattcttcatcttcttctccCAGTTTATTCATCGATAATATTGCTCAATATTTATCTTCAGTCTCTTTACCTTTCCAAACAGtaaagattaaaaatgaCAAAGCCACTATATCTGCATTTTTAACTCAAATTATAAAGCGTTccaaattatcaaaatctttGGTTCTGTATTCTACTCTTTATGCttccaaaatatttagtaAGCACCAATGCAACTCTCCAGAATTTGCCAATTGTTCAAAGAGAATTTTATTGTTGTCGATTATCATTGCTcataaattcaataatgataatacttTCTCCATAAAAACGTGGTCTCAAATCTCAGGTTTGAAATCTACTGAGTTGATCAATATGGAACGTTGGTGTTTGCAAACTTTggattataatttaaacatTGACCCAATCGCTTTAAAGAAgtttaatatattcattcGTTCTTTAAATGAGCGGACTGTCATCAACTCAGCATTAAAACGGCGGAGGGTCTCCACCTCCAATAACGTATCCATTTCGCCCAACCCCATCACGAacaatcatcatcaatcTGCTTGTCGTGTGGACTCTAAACGCTCTTCTTCCTCTGTTGATGAAGACGGTTTAGAGATTCATACCAGTCACAAGAGATTAAAATTAGTTTCAATCTTAAATTAGATAACTAATTTAGACTAACATACTCATAtgttttttgtaatttttttatcatttctcgtttcatttttattttcaatacttATTTATATCGCCTCGTCTACTACTATTACGACtatgatttaaatatttatacacgattttgtttcattttaaatgataGATAGATAGTTATATATACATGTGTGTAtgtatatctatatatattgcaatttttaaaaaactattattatattatactatgtttttatgttttgttatattattttgtatcagtaatatttttccattttttttataagtttcggatttttattattcatcttgtaaaattatttaatgacaCAAAACTAATAGTAcgaatattatatataaacatttcaactaaaaatatagaaaaaaaaaaatacttagatatacaaaaaatatataataatatcacttgttttattaaataattaaaaaaaagaaaaaaattattttttacttttatcCATTACTTTGTCATCGCCTTGAACAACCAATTGACGTGCACTAATACGAcacaaatataattaaattcattaaacaaatccattaatttattttattaaaccaaaaaaaaaatggaacAAGAAACTAATTATATCTTCTTTGGTTCCACGGGGATGACAGGGTTCACTACCCTTACAAACTTATTAAACATAAACTCATATTTACAAGCAAAAGATCCCCAATCCgcaattgataatttaccACAAGATTTCCAATGGCAAGCTTGTGATGATTCATtagatttatatttagttaaaaatattttttgtatcAATAGAAGATTCTTCGATTCTCCAATTTATTTAGAtgagaaaattatttcttcgaatatttcaatcaattataaagataaaacTTTCGAATTACAATTTCaatcaaatacaaattcagtttcaaataatattactgAACAgaatgaattgaaattacCTTTAGTATCAACAGATTGTCTGAGATACTTTATCGACACGGGGAATATTCAATTGGAAACAACCCCTGGTaaagaaaatcaaattttaacCACTGATGAAGTTTGGTATCATTTCAATCAACAACTTTgtcaattgaattttaagcaaataaatttaaatgaaaatgaaaatgataatgataatgtacaagaaaaattcattaaattgaattatattattaatatttatcaatttgtATTACCAAAATCAGATACTTGGTTAGAAGTTttaccaaatatttttaaaccaACTACAATTTTACattctaaaattaattgtaCTTGGAATTATATTGATCAATttacaaatgaaaaatcaaatatcgttttaccaaaattagaagatattCAAGTAATGATTTGTACTTTAGgaacaaatttattatgtgatcaaaaaaaaattgattttgatttaactTTCCAATTATCAAATTGGTTTTCTAATAGATTAGGGAAAAAATTAGTCATTGTAACtgcatttaataattcattactttccaaaacttttaattatttcaatgttaaaaatcaattggaAAAGAGTTTAAAATATGACCTAGATTTCCCCTTGGGTGAATTAGTCATTTTACGACCAGGTCCTTTACTTGGTACTCATGTTTTAAATCCATCTGAAGAACAAGCTGTGGttttaaatcattcaacaaaaatattaaaacaacTTTGGTTTtataaaacttttttttcaaatcacaaatgttaatattaaaagatgcctttagttttaaattaaGAACAAGAGTATCTGAATTAATAGCTACAGTAATGTATCGTTTACCAGGGTCATCAATAATTGGTTATTGTGTGCCTGCCTGGAAAGTTTCGTTTCTTGTAGCATTCCAAGCATTACTACCAATAGCAGAGCAAGAAGAAGGAGCGGAATATAAGACAAAagttgaaatattttcaagTGAAACTATTGATAGATTAATTGAAGATTAGTAAGTTTtaaatggaaaaatttttccaaggttttttttttggtttaatgggttaagaaaaaaaaaataattatcaagtgaaaagaaaaaaatggtatCTCGAAGTTATCTTGGTTTTAacataaaaaagaaaattcaaaGAGTCATTTGttaatcatatttttcCCTTCCCCtgctttttttaaaacattattGATAACAAATAAGTATATGAAAAAACTTATTAAactctttttttatgtttttatcaaattttgaaattttatttaaatcattctattttttttttaagctTTGTAGTTagaataatatacaaaatatttacttATATATGTAACGTGTAAATATAGTATTCCTTGGTAACACCCGATACATTACAATAGGACATATATAACCCATTATGCAACCCAGCAGCTTTTCCACGAACGTGTGATAATATAGAGAGGTGACACATAACATCACTATCCAAAGTATTAAAATCgatacaataaaaaaaaccaTAAATATAACCTCATTAGTTACATTGGATTTTAAATCTCTTGatctaataaattcttctaacttaaataattccaaCCATATGATTAAACTTAAAGTAactaaaaaacaaaaatgaCCACTAATATCAAATCCACCAACCCATTCACCATTTCCTGATCTACATATCATAGCATCTCGAGTACCACTACCATTTGTACAATAACCACCAGTcaatacaaataaatgATCAATGAACAgaaattctaaatataagaaaaaatattttaatattaatttacaaatatattctttggCAATCCTTAAATAATGTTTAGtttgaaattgttttatGCGTGAAATAGTTCTAATTTCAATAGGTAATGATAATCTTGCATCCTCTCTTGAGAAATAAACCTGCAATGAcactattattaaaaatagcCCTAGGAAAACGGTATTACCGTTATATGCAAATAGTTGATTGAACCAACTGTTAGATCTAATTAACCAAAATTTATCTGAAGGTTCACTGGGcaaatcatcaatatcattatgGCCATTACCATTTGATTTATTGTAACCTCCTAATGAACCAGTAAGACTACCGAACAGCATAATGCTAGGATATAAGCATACTAACACTATCCAATTCGGGGCTAACTGCTTCATTACACACTTCCAAAGAAATATTCGAATTCGTGTTttagtttatttattttttttgatataaaCCCAGCTTATTTTATGTCTTTAAACGAGTCCATAGCTTTAAAGCATATTATACTTTGAGCTCattgttttaattattgatgatgacCATCGTTCAAGGACAAGCCGCTTCTCGTTTGGCGTTTTCGGTCATTTTCgaatttaaacaaatttggaaatataAAGGGTATAAGACATTCTTTGTTAAAAGATCCACAATTAGTATATAGGAGCATAAGTTTtcataattatatttggatattaatattaccattaaACTAAATCAGAATAATTGCAAAGTTATGGATATATTTCAAGCAGCTATAACCGATAAGgatatattatattctgATGAACTTAAACTACCTAAAACAGATCCAAGAAGATGGAGATTGATCACAGATAAATTAGGTAGAGAAAGCTGGGAATATTTAAGTGAAGAAGATTCAAAGAAAATTCCACAATCTACTTTTGTTAAATGGTTACTACAAATTCCAGATTTTCCCACGCCTAAACCAAAAATCAAACAAGGCGACAAGAATTTTACTACTCACGATGCATTATTGAATGGTgccaattttttcaaattattacaagATCCAGAGTCAGGTATTTTCCCCTGCCAATATAAAGGTCCAATGTTTCTAACAATTGGTTATGTTGCTGTACAGTACATTGCTGGAATAAAGATACCAGAACATGAACGATTAGAAATCATCAGATATATTGTAAATACAGCCCATCCAGTTGATGGAGGTTGGGGTTTACATTCAGTAGATAAGTCAACTGTGTTTGGTACTGTATTAAATTATGTGATTTTACGTCTATTGGGATTACCTAAAACCCACCCAGTTTGTGTAAAAGCAAGGAAGACTCTTATAAGACTGGGGGGTGCAATTGGCTCACCACATTGGGGTAAAATATGGCTAAGTGTGCTAAACTTATACAAGTGGGAAGGTGTCAATCCAGCACCACCCGAAACATGGTTGCTACCTTATTCATTACCAATACATCCAGGCAGATGGTGGGTTCACACTAGAGGTGTATATTTGCCGGTTAGTTATTTAGGGTTGACAAAGTTTGCATGCCCCCCAACACCATTAATAGaagaaattagaaaagaGATTTATGCTACAGAATATGATACGATTGATTTTAGTAAACATAGAAATACTGTATGTGGTGTTGATTTATACTATCCTCACTCTAAAATCTTAGATGTagctaataatattctagTATTTTATGAAAAGTGGATAAGACCCAATTTCATCTATAACAAATCCAAAGAAAAAGTATTAGACTTAATTGAAAAGGAAATTGCAAATACTGATTATTTATGTATTGCACCTGTGAATCAAGCATTTTGCTCACTTGTTATCTTGGTTGAAAAGGGTGTTAACTCTAAGGAATTTGAACGATGCCAATATCGTTTCAAAGATGCATTATTTCATGGCCCACAAGGGATGACAGTGATGGGTACAAATGGTGTTCAAACTTGGGATTGTGCATTTGCCgtacaatatttttttatggCAGGTCTAGCTGAAAGACCTGAATTCAAAGACTTAATTATTAGAAGTTATAAATTCTTGTGTAGATCTCAATTTGACACTGAATGTGTTCCAGGTAGTTTCAGAGACAAGCGTATTGGTGGATGGGGGTTTTCTACAAAGACCCAAGGATACACTGTGAGCGATTGTACTGCCGAGTCTATAAAAGCTATTATAATGGTTAGAAATAGCCCTGCTTTTAAAGAAGTTCATGATGAAATTAGTGATGAACGGTTATATCAAggtattgaaattttaatgtCTTTACAAAATCTTggtaaatttgaatatggGTCCTTCGCTACTTATGAGAAAATTAAAGCTCCATTGTCTatggaattattaaacCCAGCTGAAgtattttgtaatattatgGTTGAATATCCATATGTAGAATGCACAGATAGTTCAGTCCTTGGATTGACCTACTTCCACAAACATTACGACTATAAATATGATGAGATTGGCAAGCGTATTAGACTAGCCATTGATTATATCAAAAGAGCACAAAACAATGATGGCAGTTGGTATGGTTCTTGGGGGATCTGTTTCACCTATGCTTCGATGTTTGCCTTAGAGGCCCTCGAGACTATTGGAGAAGATTACAACAATTCTGAAACAGTCAAGAAAGGCTGTGATTTTATTGTGAGCAAACAGAACAAGGATGGTGGATGGTCTGAAACAATGAAATCTAGCGAGATCCACTACTATGTGGATAGTGGTGATTTGGAAGGGTCCTATGTAGTTCAAACCAGTTGGAGTGTGATCGGATTGATCTTGGCTAATTATCCCGATAAAGATGTTGTCTATAGGGGTATTGAGTATATCAAGAGCCAACAACTACCAAGTGGAGAATGGGAGTTTCAGAATGTAGAAGGTGTTTTCAACCATTCATGTGGAATAGAATATCCAAGTTACCGGTTCTTATTTCCTATAAAGGCATTAGGCTTATATAGGACACGGTATTGCCAAAAACCGTAGATCCTAAAAAGGACAAATATGGAAAAGACAAAATACAGATCTACAAGACCTCAAGCCAGCCGATAAACAAGACAGTTGTGCATATGAATCATATAAGcttaaatatttgagtAAATACATCTATGTACTTGTATTTTAGTGGTAGGTAACGAAACATAAATGATGTGCAAaccaatatatatatatatatatacactTACTAACATCAGAAGATCTCGACTTCTGCTAATGATATCAATTCGTTGTAGGATCTTTTTTCAGCCCAGTAGCCTTTAAGTTGAACTGCGTGCTCTCATGGTAATGTTCTGATAAGTCTCCTATaaactttaatttattcGAATAGCTGTTGGCCACTTTGAGTTCTTTATTCATTGTCACTACACTCTCATTAAGCCTATCGACAGTAGCGGTGATCCTCCGAAGTATATCTATCTGTTGTTGCTCATGAGGATTTTGCATTATGACTAGCCCAGTTAAATGAGACTTCACTAATCACGAGTTTTTATGGCTACAATATTACCTAAAAAATTGATCAATATTGAACTATGTTTTTGATGAACTTTATTTCTTAGAAATTAGTAATTTAAGAAACGAAAAATTCAGAAGCCGGCaagtcacgtgatataAAAATGTTTAATTAAGTATTATCCTAAACAGGACAACcaacaattaaatcattGTTATATAGATTTTTAGAGGACTgctattttaaataaggatattaatatatcttGCTTAGTATTTTTAGCTCATTTTTCAAgagtatatttttaatgtaCTAACCATTTTCGCTCCCtctaattatatattccctGCTGCGCTCAGCCTTCGGCCCAGAAAGAGTCGCAGCGTCGTTTAAAGTCGCTGGTGAAAAACTCGGGCTGAAAAATGAGAATTCAAAACTGGTGTTAAATAACGCCAGGAACTGGAATTAATTACGGAAAGGTCTAACactaaaataaatatctgtTCGCAAATAATTGATCTTGGCTGATATTCCAATAAGTGTTGATTTAAGAAATTAgcttgtttgttttttaccCATCAATTCACTTGGCTTTTCCTTTTGTTGGCAAACTAtaagaattaaattcaaaaccGAAAGATTCTAGGCAAAGGATAGAAAGTTGAGTCAGTACCATTtgagaatttgaaaagGCATTTTTAAGAGGCAACTTAAAAGAAGCGCTTTAACTCACCAAACACTACTTCAATTAGAACATACGCTCATTGTGACCATAACTAGAGACCATTTTCTCTTCTTTATTTGTGGTTTTCTTATTTCGTTGATTCACTTATAACTCAGCTACTTATTCAATCGTTTCGAAAACAGTTAACCTTAAGAAGAATCAAAGTTGCCGTTGTTGTAATTGTTGCACTATCTGTAAGGACGACATATACATTTGAATATGGAATCAATCGATGTTCAAAATAGATCCTTTGTGGTGCGTTGGGTGAAATGCTATCCAGGTGAATCAATTTCGTATCAGATTAAACCTCTGAAAAAATCGTTAGAGTTTTCTATTTATAGGAAACCAATGAACACACTAAACACCTCTAGCTTAAGCAATTCTGTTTCTAATACCACCACATTGAATCTTGGCTCAGATGTCACCCACATCTTATCACCACTTGATACATCTTTCCCCAACTCATCGATCActaatgattcaaattcCAATATCAGCGGTTCATCTGCAAATGCTGCCAACTCAGGCTTGAACTTGTCGCATATACTGTCTGCCTCGACTACTTCAAGTCACAGTATTCCTCATATCCAACGTGGGCTACCCACGAAGAATACAGGGAGTAGTGCGACTACTCCAACTGCTCTACATGATAAGTTAATTCAAtctgaatttaaattggttaaaaatattggcCATTTAGAAGGTGACGTTTTGACACAAGGGGTTATTGACGTGAAGAAAAGTTCTACTAAAAATGGGAATGATGCTGACGATACCCTGTACTATTATGCATTCATCCTTGATAACACTGCTTCTAAAAACGTTAAAAAGAAAGTCctttataatatatctgttttaaataaaagacaTGTTGATGCAACACCAAATTTAActaaagaattgaaaagtATTGCAAGCAAAGGCTCTAACAGCACAACGAATTCcatagaattattatctgtCGGTAGAGGCAGATATCTACAAGGCTACTTGTTGAAAAAGAGAAGGAAGAAATTACAAGGGTTTAAGAAGAGATTCTTCTCTCTGGATTTTAAATATGGTACATTATCATATTACTTAAATAACCACAATCAAACTTGCCGTGGTGAAATTGTTATTGGATTATCAACCGTCTCTGCTTCTAAAAGAGAACGTATGATTGTTATTGATTCAGGAATGGAAATTTGGTCATTAAAAGCACAAAGTTTAGATCTTTGGTCCAAATGGATCGAAGCGTTACAATCTTGTTATGATAGACAATTGTTGATGCTAAGTAAGGAAAAGAGTCAGATGGAAAGTGAAAATGAGAATCCAAGCGATGCTGTTAATTCAGATACCGATGCTAATGTAAATACTAAAGGTACTAGCAGCGCTACACAAGAAATTCatgataatactaatacaaatatttccTTCGGTGATAGCCTAAAACATCCTAATGGCCCTCAAATCAGAAAACATTACACTAACTCAATGTCAAGAACCATGACTGTAAATTCACGTAAATctgatattgataatgcAAACCTTGATAGACAAAGATTTAGCGAAATCTTAaccaatttgaaaattattcaacaCCGTTTGGATAAATACAAAACACATTCAGCTCACTATATTCCAAAACCAAATGGCATATTcgaaaatataaattcaaataataataatattcaatcCTTAAATGATCCTTCGGAGgattcattaatttcaaatacaacttctattaatttatctgAAACTACATCACGCTCAAATTCACCACCATCAGGATTTTCAAGCAATTCATCCGTCGATTTGTCACCCAAACGTAACCATTCCCATCCAAACTCTCCTCATGCGCATTCTCATTCTACGTCACATCTACACGGGCATAGTCATCCATACCGTCAAATGACTCAAAAGCATCAGTTATATAAAGATTTATCTGACTTACACGATTTTGTGGATTTATTCGTTCAAAAAACAGAATCCTGGCTTCTAATGAATGCCTCGGTCTCCAATGCAAACGAAGTTCCACAACTCGACAATGACACTTCAGCTGCCTACAATGACAACTATAACAATAAGACAATTAGTGCaacattaaataaaatttcaatgcTGTCTTTAAGAACCGTTGATACAAATAACTCTGCTAGATCCTTGAAGAGAGATTCAACTATAACAAACGATAATAGCACAT
This genomic stretch from Henningerozyma blattae CBS 6284 chromosome 1, complete genome harbors:
- the ERG7 gene encoding lanosterol synthase ERG7 (similar to Saccharomyces cerevisiae ERG7 (YHR072W); ancestral locus Anc_5.351); this encodes MDIFQAAITDKDILYSDELKLPKTDPRRWRLITDKLGRESWEYLSEEDSKKIPQSTFVKWLLQIPDFPTPKPKIKQGDKNFTTHDALLNGANFFKLLQDPESGIFPCQYKGPMFLTIGYVAVQYIAGIKIPEHERLEIIRYIVNTAHPVDGGWGLHSVDKSTVFGTVLNYVILRLLGLPKTHPVCVKARKTLIRLGGAIGSPHWGKIWLSVLNLYKWEGVNPAPPETWLLPYSLPIHPGRWWVHTRGVYLPVSYLGLTKFACPPTPLIEEIRKEIYATEYDTIDFSKHRNTVCGVDLYYPHSKILDVANNILVFYEKWIRPNFIYNKSKEKVLDLIEKEIANTDYLCIAPVNQAFCSLVILVEKGVNSKEFERCQYRFKDALFHGPQGMTVMGTNGVQTWDCAFAVQYFFMAGLAERPEFKDLIIRSYKFLCRSQFDTECVPGSFRDKRIGGWGFSTKTQGYTVSDCTAESIKAIIMVRNSPAFKEVHDEISDERLYQGIEILMSLQNLGKFEYGSFATYEKIKAPLSMELLNPAEVFCNIMVEYPYVECTDSSVLGLTYFHKHYDYKYDEIGKRIRLAIDYIKRAQNNDGSWYGSWGICFTYASMFALEALETIGEDYNNSETVKKGCDFIVSKQNKDGGWSETMKSSEIHYYVDSGDLEGSYVVQTSWSVIGLILANYPDKDVVYRGIEYIKSQQLPSGEWEFQNVEGVFNHSCGIEYPSYRFLFPIKALGLYRTRYCQKP
- the OSH3 gene encoding oxysterol-binding protein related protein OSH3 (similar to Saccharomyces cerevisiae OSH3 (YHR073W); ancestral locus Anc_5.355), yielding MESIDVQNRSFVVRWVKCYPGESISYQIKPLKKSLEFSIYRKPMNTLNTSSLSNSVSNTTTLNLGSDVTHILSPLDTSFPNSSITNDSNSNISGSSANAANSGLNLSHILSASTTSSHSIPHIQRGLPTKNTGSSATTPTALHDKLIQSEFKLVKNIGHLEGDVLTQGVIDVKKSSTKNGNDADDTLYYYAFILDNTASKNVKKKVLYNISVLNKRHVDATPNLTKELKSIASKGSNSTTNSIELLSVGRGRYLQGYLLKKRRKKLQGFKKRFFSLDFKYGTLSYYLNNHNQTCRGEIVIGLSTVSASKRERMIVIDSGMEIWSLKAQSLDLWSKWIEALQSCYDRQLLMLSKEKSQMESENENPSDAVNSDTDANVNTKGTSSATQEIHDNTNTNISFGDSLKHPNGPQIRKHYTNSMSRTMTVNSRKSDIDNANLDRQRFSEILTNLKIIQHRLDKYKTHSAHYIPKPNGIFENINSNNNNIQSLNDPSEDSLISNTTSINLSETTSRSNSPPSGFSSNSSVDLSPKRNHSHPNSPHAHSHSTSHLHGHSHPYRQMTQKHQLYKDLSDLHDFVDLFVQKTESWLLMNASVSNANEVPQLDNDTSAAYNDNYNNKTISATLNKISMLSLRTVDTNNSARSLKRDSTITNDNSTYEEDEGDDDEFFDAEEIIQRGVILLHDEGDDYYGDGNTDNQSINLATDSHQALVNTNTDHLDSHILDLETEEESEHSDEDDDDHSSNLRLQKSVSSSTSSPAVVNSTINSIVTTRRLSITNVEVTRTNTRSSTLSHAALSRIDSRISKNATSNKVQQGTSVHPHPATHPSAHHHTAEHGEQETHHQHHAHHHTDADISKSTSTALTPLPWPHRVKRRDDIKESNCYPPSILSFLRKNVGKDLGSIAMPVTANEPLTILQAFSEIFEYSEILTSKNSAKHSKLSHQPQITLVSIFALSALSMFREKIRNARKPFNPLLGETFELVREDLGFRLVSEKVCHRPQIFAIHVDHELWECSYTVSPVQKFWGKSVELNNEGTFHLRFKATNEEFQWSQPTTMLKNLIAGDRYIEPIKDFTVTSTIGSKSKVLFKDAGMFGGRSEDVTITVSPSNKSKKSSKQILIGKWTHSIMDKSSQETLWEVGELVKSPKKKYGFTKFAANLNEITEIEKDMLPPTDSRLRPDVRAYENGDNDKAESLKLKLEQDQRDRRNGGHDVKPRYFKRISDEKWELIKGSNGYWERRERKDWIDITPLW
- the DAD4 gene encoding Dad4p (similar to Saccharomyces cerevisiae DAD4 (YDR320C-A); ancestral locus Anc_5.354) codes for the protein MQNPHEQQQIDILRRITATVDRLNESVVTMNKELKVANSYSNKLKFIGDLSEHYHESTQFNLKATGLKKDPTTN